From one Vicinamibacterales bacterium genomic stretch:
- a CDS encoding NADH-dependent [FeFe] hydrogenase, group A6 — protein MIKIEVNGRTVDAQDGETLLTAVRRAGITIPTLCHYDGLPPSGACRMCVVDVEGQRGLVPSCAYPVASGMKVRTHSSRAVDARKTLVELLLANHPDDCLYCSRSGDCELQALAEQLGVRRRRYFGGRTPARLDVASPAIVREPAKCILCGKCVRVCEEIQTVGALDFIGRGSRARVGTAFDEGPNISSCVNCGQCVAVCPTGALNEHSALEEVMAALSDPDRFVVVQHAPAVSVSLAEEFGAKPGSDVDGVLAAALRRLGFRRVFDTAFSADLTVMEEASELVQRLTTADAPIPMMTSCSPGWIKFVEQFYPDMIPHLSTCKSPQQMLGAVIKSFFADREKIDPSRIFSVAVMPCTAKKFEAGRPEMGRNGRPDIDAVLTTRELAELIRMHGLDLNALPPEAPDTPFGERTAAGKIFGASGGVAEASLRTAHFLLTGEPAAPARIQPLRGLDGIKEYRATIAGREIGVAAVSGLGQARALVEQIRAGRKDLHLIEVMACPGGCINGGGQPRAASPDAVRARMQALYAIDRDAPLRASHQNPAIHRLYAEFLEKPLSHRSHELLHTEYEARNVVM, from the coding sequence GTGATCAAGATCGAGGTCAACGGACGGACCGTGGATGCGCAGGACGGCGAGACGCTGCTCACGGCCGTGCGGCGCGCCGGGATCACCATCCCAACGCTCTGCCACTACGACGGCCTGCCGCCGAGCGGCGCCTGCCGCATGTGCGTCGTGGACGTCGAAGGGCAGCGCGGCCTCGTGCCGAGCTGCGCGTACCCAGTCGCGTCCGGCATGAAGGTCCGCACGCACTCGTCGCGCGCCGTCGATGCCCGCAAGACGCTGGTCGAACTCCTGCTCGCCAACCACCCGGACGATTGCCTCTACTGTTCGCGCAGCGGCGACTGCGAGCTGCAGGCGCTGGCCGAGCAACTGGGTGTCCGGCGTCGCCGATACTTCGGCGGCCGCACCCCGGCCCGCCTCGACGTGGCGAGCCCGGCGATCGTCCGCGAGCCGGCCAAGTGCATCCTCTGCGGCAAGTGCGTGCGCGTGTGCGAGGAGATCCAAACGGTGGGCGCGCTCGACTTCATCGGCCGTGGCAGCCGGGCCCGCGTGGGAACGGCGTTCGACGAGGGGCCGAACATCAGCAGTTGCGTCAACTGCGGCCAGTGCGTGGCCGTGTGCCCGACCGGCGCGCTCAACGAGCACAGCGCGCTCGAAGAAGTGATGGCCGCGCTCAGCGACCCCGACCGATTCGTCGTCGTCCAGCACGCGCCGGCGGTGTCGGTCAGCCTGGCTGAGGAGTTCGGTGCGAAGCCGGGCTCCGATGTGGACGGTGTGCTGGCCGCCGCGCTCCGCCGACTCGGCTTCCGCCGGGTGTTCGACACGGCGTTCTCCGCCGATCTCACGGTCATGGAAGAGGCGTCCGAGCTCGTGCAGCGGCTGACCACGGCGGACGCGCCGATCCCGATGATGACGAGCTGCTCGCCCGGCTGGATTAAGTTCGTCGAGCAGTTCTACCCCGACATGATCCCGCACCTCTCGACCTGCAAGAGCCCGCAGCAGATGCTCGGTGCGGTCATCAAGAGCTTCTTCGCCGATCGTGAGAAGATCGACCCCTCCCGCATCTTCAGCGTGGCCGTCATGCCGTGCACCGCGAAGAAGTTCGAGGCGGGACGGCCGGAAATGGGGCGCAACGGCCGCCCTGACATCGATGCGGTGCTGACGACGCGGGAACTCGCGGAGCTCATCCGGATGCACGGCCTCGACCTGAACGCGCTCCCGCCCGAGGCACCGGACACGCCGTTCGGCGAGCGCACCGCGGCCGGGAAGATCTTCGGCGCCAGCGGCGGTGTGGCCGAGGCATCGCTGCGGACCGCGCACTTCCTCCTCACCGGCGAGCCTGCCGCGCCCGCCAGGATCCAGCCACTTCGCGGTCTCGACGGCATCAAGGAGTACCGGGCGACGATCGCCGGTCGCGAGATCGGTGTGGCGGCGGTGTCCGGGCTCGGGCAGGCCCGGGCGCTGGTCGAGCAGATTCGCGCCGGGCGCAAGGACCTCCACCTCATCGAGGTGATGGCGTGCCCCGGCGGGTGCATCAACGGCGGCGGCCAGCCGCGCGCGGCCTCGCCCGATGCGGTGCGCGCGCGGATGCAGGCCCTCTACGCGATCGACCGCGACGCCCCGCTGCGCGCGTCGCATCAGAACCCGGCCATCCACCGGCTCTACGCGGAATTCCTGGAGAAGCCGTTGTCGCACCGCAGCCACGAACTGTTGCACACGGAATACGAGGCGCGGAACGTAGTCATGTAG
- a CDS encoding GAF domain-containing sensor histidine kinase produces MTMGTSSALRLVADASAGLAGNASFSAAEQQVLDTINRRIAAADSLEALLDFLFTSVQPVLTCDRIGVSFVEEDGVRLVAHHTRASYEPVILKEGYAEDLAGSSLERVLKSGAPRIIDDLEAYLRERPGSQSTKLLLKEGVRSSMTCPLLVDARIVGLLFFSARRPGAYTERDVRFHLAIAERLSQAVDKARRIEQLAQATQAYAEMLGFVSHELKSPLASIVMDAAVLRDGYAGEMTEAQREVVGKMTRKAEYLLNLIREYLDLARIEGGELKAHPRDGVDFIADVVEAACDIVAPQVAEKRMSIERVFPTAPVVVSCDPDLIKIVVVNLISNAVKYGREQGTVRLTVERGPSGFGLRVWNEGPGFPASQRPRLFRRFSRLDTPELRKRKGTGVGLYTSWRIVVTHGGRLTADSREGEWAEFRFEIPQPIPTATAAGVARTTASPGAAGV; encoded by the coding sequence ATGACCATGGGTACGTCTTCCGCACTCCGCCTCGTCGCCGACGCGTCCGCCGGCCTCGCAGGGAACGCGTCGTTCTCCGCCGCCGAGCAGCAGGTGCTCGACACGATCAACCGCCGCATCGCGGCGGCCGACTCGCTCGAAGCGCTCCTCGACTTCCTGTTCACGTCGGTCCAGCCCGTGCTGACGTGCGACCGCATCGGCGTGTCGTTCGTCGAGGAAGACGGCGTGCGGCTCGTCGCGCACCACACCCGCGCGAGCTACGAGCCGGTGATTCTGAAGGAGGGCTACGCCGAGGATCTGGCAGGCAGCTCGCTCGAGCGGGTGCTGAAGAGTGGCGCGCCCCGGATCATCGACGATCTCGAGGCGTACCTGCGCGAGCGGCCGGGCAGCCAGTCGACGAAACTCCTGCTGAAGGAGGGCGTGCGGTCCAGCATGACGTGCCCGCTGCTCGTGGACGCACGCATCGTCGGCCTGCTGTTCTTCAGCGCCCGACGGCCGGGTGCCTACACCGAGCGGGACGTCCGCTTCCACCTGGCCATCGCGGAGAGGCTGAGCCAGGCGGTGGACAAGGCGAGGCGGATCGAGCAACTCGCCCAGGCGACGCAGGCGTACGCCGAGATGCTGGGATTCGTCAGCCACGAACTGAAGAGCCCCCTGGCGTCGATCGTAATGGATGCGGCGGTCCTGAGGGATGGCTACGCGGGCGAGATGACCGAGGCGCAGCGCGAGGTCGTCGGGAAGATGACGCGGAAGGCCGAGTACCTCCTCAACCTGATCCGCGAGTATCTCGATCTGGCCCGCATCGAGGGAGGCGAGCTGAAAGCCCACCCGCGGGACGGCGTCGATTTCATCGCAGACGTCGTCGAGGCCGCGTGCGACATCGTCGCGCCGCAGGTCGCCGAGAAGCGCATGTCGATCGAGCGCGTGTTTCCGACGGCACCGGTGGTCGTCAGCTGCGATCCCGACCTGATCAAGATCGTCGTCGTGAACCTGATCAGCAATGCCGTGAAATACGGGCGCGAGCAGGGCACGGTGCGCCTGACCGTCGAGCGCGGTCCATCCGGATTCGGTTTGCGGGTGTGGAACGAGGGCCCGGGATTCCCGGCCAGCCAGCGGCCGCGCCTGTTCCGGCGGTTCTCGCGACTCGACACACCGGAACTGCGGAAGAGAAAGGGAACGGGCGTCGGACTCTACACCTCGTGGCGCATCGTCGTGACACACGGCGGGCGGCTCACCGCCGATTCGCGTGAGGGCGAATGGGCCGAATTCAGGTTCGAGATCCCTCAGCCGATCCCAACTGCGACGGCGGCGGGCGTCGCCCGGACGACGGCGTCGCCCGGAGCAGCGGGCGTATAA
- the hydG gene encoding [FeFe] hydrogenase H-cluster radical SAM maturase HydG: MEAQDTLHIDETAIFETLRRADLRDAYAVRDVLAKGRELNGLDAGEMATLMGISDPELLGELFAAAAFVKDTIYGRRLVLFAPLYVSNMCANECTYCAFRARNRAVVRRALSQEEIAQEVRILIDQGHKRVLLVAGESYPHEGFSYVLKCIDTIYSVKHDKGEIRRVNANVAPLSLDEFKALKERKLGTYQLFQETYHHDTYAAVHLGGKKRDYDWRVTAMDRAMEAGINDVGIGVLFGLFDWRFELLALMQHIRHLEAKFGVGPHTISVPRLEPATGSDVAAHPPHAVSDVDFRKIVAIFRLAVPYTGIIMSTRESAHIRRETFALGVSQISAGSRTNPGGYADNAQEADASQFCLGDHRDLDEVVRDVASLGYIPSFCTGCYRLGRTGADFMDLAKPGDIKQHCDPNGLSTFMEYLIDYASPETRAVGERCVADALGTMDDWPRQRSIQLMERVKAGERDVYC, encoded by the coding sequence ATGGAAGCACAGGACACTCTTCATATAGACGAAACCGCAATCTTCGAGACGTTGAGACGTGCGGACCTCCGCGACGCCTACGCTGTCCGCGACGTGTTGGCGAAGGGCCGCGAGCTGAACGGCCTGGACGCCGGCGAGATGGCGACGCTGATGGGCATCAGCGACCCCGAACTCCTCGGTGAACTGTTCGCGGCGGCCGCCTTCGTGAAGGACACGATCTACGGCCGGCGGCTTGTGCTGTTCGCGCCGCTGTATGTGTCCAACATGTGTGCGAACGAGTGCACCTATTGCGCCTTCCGCGCCCGCAACCGCGCGGTGGTCCGGCGCGCCCTGTCGCAGGAGGAGATCGCGCAGGAAGTGCGGATCCTGATCGACCAGGGGCACAAGCGCGTCCTGCTCGTCGCCGGCGAATCGTATCCTCACGAGGGCTTTTCGTACGTCCTGAAGTGCATCGACACGATCTACAGCGTCAAGCACGACAAGGGCGAAATCCGCCGCGTCAACGCCAACGTGGCCCCCCTGTCGCTCGATGAGTTCAAGGCCCTCAAGGAGCGGAAGCTCGGCACCTACCAACTGTTCCAGGAGACGTACCATCACGACACGTACGCGGCCGTCCACCTGGGCGGGAAGAAGCGTGACTACGACTGGCGCGTGACGGCCATGGACCGCGCGATGGAGGCCGGGATCAACGACGTGGGGATTGGCGTGCTGTTCGGCCTGTTCGACTGGCGATTCGAGCTGCTGGCGCTGATGCAGCACATCCGTCACCTCGAGGCGAAGTTCGGCGTCGGCCCACACACGATCAGCGTGCCGCGCCTCGAGCCGGCGACCGGCTCGGACGTCGCCGCGCACCCTCCGCACGCCGTGTCCGACGTGGACTTCCGCAAGATCGTCGCCATCTTCCGCCTGGCCGTGCCGTACACGGGCATCATCATGTCGACGCGCGAATCGGCGCACATCCGCCGGGAGACGTTCGCGCTCGGCGTGTCGCAAATCTCGGCGGGCAGCCGCACGAACCCCGGCGGCTACGCCGACAACGCACAGGAAGCCGATGCCAGCCAGTTCTGCCTGGGCGACCACCGCGACCTCGACGAGGTGGTGCGCGACGTGGCATCGCTCGGCTACATCCCGTCGTTCTGTACGGGGTGCTACCGGCTCGGGCGCACCGGCGCCGACTTCATGGATCTGGCAAAGCCCGGCGACATCAAGCAGCACTGCGACCCGAACGGGCTCTCGACATTCATGGAGTACTTGATCGACTATGCGTCGCCCGAGACGCGGGCCGTCGGCGAGCGCTGCGTCGCGGACGCGCTCGGCACCATGGACGACTGGCCGCGGCAGCGTTCCATCCAGCTCATGGAGCGCGTGAAGGCCGGTGAGCGTGACGTGTACTGCTGA
- a CDS encoding DUF3795 domain-containing protein, translated as MDRTDVFHLTAPCGIDCFNCEILEGNLTDERRDRLAARYHLAPAAIACRGCREQACTVATDCATRACVLERGLSFCSQCDDFPCTRLQPARAGADVYPHNIKLYNLCRIQAIGLQRWADEEATIVRRRYYEGAFKVGQGPVLASDDSGTPDRSRD; from the coding sequence ATGGACCGCACTGATGTCTTCCACTTGACGGCCCCCTGCGGGATCGACTGCTTCAACTGCGAGATCCTCGAAGGGAACCTCACCGACGAGCGGCGCGACCGCCTGGCGGCGCGGTATCACCTCGCTCCGGCAGCGATCGCCTGTCGCGGCTGCCGCGAGCAGGCCTGTACGGTCGCCACCGATTGCGCGACACGCGCGTGCGTCCTCGAGCGCGGGCTGAGCTTCTGCTCGCAGTGCGACGACTTCCCGTGCACCCGGCTGCAGCCCGCTCGGGCGGGGGCGGACGTCTACCCGCACAACATCAAGCTCTACAACCTGTGCCGAATCCAGGCAATCGGCCTCCAGCGCTGGGCTGATGAAGAAGCGACGATCGTGCGGCGACGCTACTACGAGGGCGCGTTCAAGGTGGGTCAAGGCCCGGTCTTGGCGAGTGACGATTCGGGCACGCCGGATCGGTCCCGCGACTGA
- the nuoE gene encoding NADH-quinone oxidoreductase subunit NuoE has product MIAPDLDPIVSKYPAGRREALIPLLQDVQAAHGYLSREAVVRVGQYLKLPASKVYGVATFYNQFRFQPLGRYHVQLCRGTACHVKGSSQTLSAVERTLQVKPGQTTRDGLFSLEVVACLGACGLAPLMAVNGEFHADATSERAIKVIKTLRREATKK; this is encoded by the coding sequence ATGATCGCACCAGACCTCGATCCGATTGTCAGCAAGTACCCGGCGGGACGTCGTGAGGCGTTGATCCCGCTGCTGCAGGACGTCCAGGCGGCGCACGGTTACCTCTCGCGAGAGGCGGTGGTCCGCGTCGGCCAGTACCTGAAGCTGCCGGCGAGCAAGGTCTACGGCGTCGCCACCTTCTACAACCAGTTCCGGTTCCAGCCGCTCGGCCGCTACCACGTGCAGCTCTGCCGTGGCACCGCCTGCCACGTGAAGGGCTCGAGCCAGACGCTGTCGGCGGTTGAGCGCACGCTGCAGGTCAAGCCGGGTCAGACGACCCGCGACGGCCTCTTCAGCCTGGAAGTCGTGGCGTGCCTGGGTGCCTGCGGCCTCGCGCCGCTCATGGCGGTCAACGGCGAGTTCCACGCGGACGCCACGTCTGAGCGGGCCATCAAGGTGATCAAGACCCTGCGCCGAGAGGCAACCAAGAAATGA
- a CDS encoding NADH-ubiquinone oxidoreductase-F iron-sulfur binding region domain-containing protein, producing MDVDFVRCCGECWHGPGRPCPQLVECLTSGPFCHEARACRDTRQARNARLRRETITRPVIYIGTGTCGLGAGAAKTVAAVRRYLEVHAHVRAEIVEVGCIGLCVEEPLLDVQLVGRTRLSFPRVTEKHVDSLLDSVFGGTPFPVTPLGQFRGANVEGWPDVAYLDEHPFFARQTRWVLANCGILDPTSLEEYVARGGYAGLARALRERTPAELCDFIERAGLRGRGGGGFKTGTKWKIALKHSADQKYMVCNADEGDPGAFMDRAVIEGDPHRVLEGLALAAYGIGASKAYIYIRAEYPLAIRRLQHAMAQAKTFGLLGRNILDSGFSLEIALKQGAGAFVCGEETALLHSIEGRRGMPRPRPPFPAVRGLFGKPTVINNVETLANVPAIVLNGEEWFTSIGTETSKGTKVFALSGRVARTGLVEVAMGTPLRQIVFDIGGGIPNGKAYKAVQIGGPSGGCIPSQHLDIDIDYESLKRVGAMMGSGGLVVMDESTCMVDIAKFFMDFIQRESCGKCIPCREGTRRMLEILESLSRSRRNEKEFEALERFRSVMNLEHLAQVIQDTSLCGLGQSAPNPVLSTLRWFRDEYEAHVYDRRCPAKACGELLEYTIDEDKCTGCSVCVKNCPSEAIVGTLKSPHHVIPERCIACGTCVDVCHFDAVTAA from the coding sequence ATGGACGTCGATTTCGTTCGCTGCTGCGGGGAGTGCTGGCACGGCCCGGGTCGCCCTTGCCCTCAGCTGGTCGAATGCCTCACTTCCGGTCCCTTCTGCCACGAGGCGCGTGCCTGCCGCGACACTCGGCAGGCACGCAACGCGAGGCTGCGGCGCGAGACGATCACGCGACCGGTCATCTATATCGGCACGGGCACGTGCGGCCTCGGCGCCGGCGCGGCGAAGACCGTCGCGGCGGTCCGCCGCTACCTCGAGGTTCACGCCCACGTGCGGGCGGAGATCGTCGAGGTCGGCTGCATCGGGCTCTGTGTCGAGGAACCGCTCCTCGACGTGCAGCTCGTCGGTCGCACACGCCTCAGCTTCCCGCGCGTCACCGAGAAACACGTGGACTCCCTGCTGGACAGCGTCTTCGGGGGCACGCCGTTCCCCGTCACGCCGCTGGGGCAGTTCCGGGGCGCGAACGTCGAAGGGTGGCCCGACGTCGCGTATCTCGACGAGCATCCGTTCTTCGCGCGCCAGACGCGCTGGGTGCTCGCCAACTGCGGCATCCTCGACCCGACGAGCCTCGAGGAATACGTCGCACGCGGCGGCTATGCGGGCCTGGCCAGGGCCCTGCGCGAGCGGACGCCGGCCGAGTTGTGCGACTTCATCGAGCGCGCCGGCCTGCGCGGACGCGGAGGCGGCGGCTTCAAGACGGGCACCAAGTGGAAGATCGCGCTCAAGCACTCCGCGGATCAGAAATACATGGTCTGCAACGCGGACGAGGGCGACCCGGGCGCGTTCATGGATCGCGCGGTCATCGAGGGCGATCCGCATCGCGTGCTCGAAGGCCTCGCGCTCGCCGCCTACGGGATAGGCGCGAGCAAGGCCTACATCTACATCCGCGCCGAATACCCGCTCGCCATCAGGCGGCTGCAGCACGCCATGGCACAGGCGAAGACCTTCGGTCTCCTGGGCCGCAACATCCTCGACTCCGGCTTCAGCCTGGAGATCGCCCTGAAGCAGGGTGCCGGCGCATTCGTCTGCGGCGAGGAAACGGCGCTCCTCCACAGCATCGAGGGCCGTCGCGGCATGCCGCGACCGCGGCCGCCGTTCCCCGCGGTCCGCGGCCTGTTCGGCAAACCGACGGTGATCAACAACGTCGAAACGCTCGCGAACGTGCCGGCGATCGTCCTCAACGGCGAAGAGTGGTTCACGAGCATCGGGACGGAGACGAGCAAGGGCACCAAGGTCTTCGCCCTCTCCGGCAGGGTGGCGCGCACCGGGCTGGTCGAGGTGGCGATGGGCACGCCGCTCCGGCAGATCGTCTTCGACATCGGCGGCGGCATTCCGAACGGGAAGGCGTACAAAGCTGTGCAGATTGGCGGCCCCTCTGGCGGCTGTATCCCGTCGCAGCACCTCGACATCGACATCGACTACGAGTCGCTCAAGCGTGTCGGCGCGATGATGGGCTCGGGCGGACTCGTCGTGATGGACGAATCGACGTGCATGGTCGACATCGCGAAGTTCTTCATGGACTTCATCCAGCGTGAGAGCTGCGGGAAGTGCATCCCGTGCCGCGAGGGCACGCGGCGGATGCTGGAAATCCTGGAGAGTCTGTCGCGCAGCCGCCGCAACGAAAAGGAGTTCGAGGCGCTCGAGCGGTTCCGGAGCGTGATGAACCTCGAGCACCTCGCGCAGGTGATTCAGGACACCAGTCTCTGCGGGCTGGGACAGTCGGCGCCGAACCCGGTCTTGAGCACGCTCCGGTGGTTCCGCGATGAGTACGAGGCGCACGTCTACGACCGGCGCTGCCCCGCCAAGGCGTGCGGCGAGTTGCTGGAGTACACGATCGACGAGGACAAGTGCACGGGCTGCTCGGTGTGCGTCAAGAACTGCCCGTCCGAGGCCATCGTCGGCACGCTGAAGAGCCCGCACCACGTGATCCCGGAACGCTGCATCGCCTGCGGTACCTGCGTGGATGTGTGCCACTTCGACGCGGTGACGGCGGCGTGA
- a CDS encoding redox-sensing transcriptional repressor Rex, with protein MTRQPRSTAPQTSPAIPVNTIGRLSLYRRLLNEQLASGTRQVYSHQLARLAVSTPAQVRRDLMTIGFSGSPRKGYAIQELVEAINTVLARSVETAVALVGVGNLGRAILAYYANRQPVRFAAAFDRAPEKTGRILHGCRCHPVEQMAEVIAREGIHVGVIAVPAGEAQGVADLLILAGVKGILNFAPIRLHLPTGMYVEDVDLMMALDKVAYYAHLRLGEQDSVR; from the coding sequence ATGACTCGTCAGCCACGCTCGACAGCCCCACAAACCAGCCCCGCGATTCCGGTCAATACGATCGGCCGGCTGAGCCTGTATCGTCGCCTCCTGAACGAGCAGTTGGCCTCCGGCACACGCCAGGTCTACTCCCATCAGCTCGCCCGACTGGCCGTCAGCACGCCCGCCCAGGTTCGCCGCGACCTGATGACCATCGGCTTCAGCGGAAGCCCGCGGAAGGGCTACGCCATCCAGGAACTGGTCGAGGCCATCAACACCGTCCTCGCCCGATCGGTCGAGACTGCGGTCGCGCTCGTCGGCGTCGGCAATCTCGGGCGCGCCATCCTCGCCTACTACGCCAACCGTCAACCGGTGCGATTCGCCGCTGCCTTCGACCGGGCGCCCGAGAAGACCGGGCGAATCCTGCACGGATGCCGCTGCCACCCGGTCGAACAGATGGCGGAAGTCATCGCTCGCGAGGGAATCCACGTCGGCGTCATCGCCGTGCCCGCCGGAGAAGCCCAGGGGGTGGCCGATCTCCTGATCCTCGCCGGGGTGAAGGGGATTCTCAACTTCGCGCCGATTCGTCTTCATCTGCCGACCGGCATGTATGTCGAGGACGTGGACTTGATGATGGCCCTCGACAAGGTGGCCTACTACGCGCACCTGCGGCTCGGTGAACAGGATTCAGTCCGATGA